A stretch of Mesorhizobium sp. M2A.F.Ca.ET.046.03.2.1 DNA encodes these proteins:
- a CDS encoding MarR family transcriptional regulator: MVAGPTSTGPGKERLRLWIRLLRASRTIEAELRERLKKEFDTTLPRFDVMAALYRVPEGMLMSDLSRFLLVSNGNVTGIVDRLVSEGLVTRARRNGDRRTSMVRLTEEGSKAFARIAAVHEGWVGELLGDVSEEEAKRLTGMLKSFRSNWEGRE; encoded by the coding sequence ATGGTAGCGGGACCGACCTCCACCGGGCCGGGCAAGGAGAGGCTGCGGTTGTGGATCCGACTGCTGCGCGCCTCGCGCACCATCGAGGCGGAGCTGCGCGAACGGCTGAAGAAGGAATTCGACACCACGCTGCCGCGCTTCGACGTGATGGCGGCGCTCTATCGCGTGCCGGAAGGGATGCTGATGAGCGACCTGTCGCGCTTCCTTCTGGTCTCGAACGGCAATGTGACGGGCATCGTCGACCGGCTGGTTTCGGAAGGGCTGGTGACGCGCGCGCGCCGCAACGGCGACCGCCGCACCTCGATGGTGCGGCTGACCGAGGAAGGCAGCAAAGCTTTCGCGAGGATCGCGGCCGTGCATGAGGGCTGGGTCGGCGAGCTGCTCGGCGATGTCAGCGAGGAAGAAGCGAAGCGGCTCACCGGAATGCTGAAATCGTTTCGCAGCAATTGGGAGGGACGCGAATGA
- a CDS encoding enoyl-CoA hydratase family protein translates to MSAMAKLKPKHFLWEVERKVAKIRLDRPERKNPLTFDSYAELRDTFRDLVYAEDVDAVVFLPNGGNFCSGGDVHDIIGPLIKMDMKQLLAFTRMTGDFVKAMLNCGKPIISAVDGVAVGAGAIIAMASDIRIATPEAKTAFLFTRVGLAGCDMGACAILPRIIGQGRAAELLYTGRTMSATEGERWGFYNRLVDAAALEADALDMAARIVSGPTFAHGITKTQLNQEWSIGLDQAIEAEAQAQAICMQTGDFERAYKAFVAKEKPVFEGN, encoded by the coding sequence ATGAGCGCCATGGCAAAGCTCAAGCCGAAGCATTTTCTCTGGGAGGTCGAACGCAAAGTCGCGAAAATCCGGCTCGACCGCCCTGAGCGCAAGAACCCGCTGACCTTCGACAGCTATGCCGAGCTGCGCGACACGTTTCGCGACCTGGTCTATGCCGAGGATGTCGATGCGGTCGTGTTCCTGCCCAATGGCGGTAATTTCTGCTCGGGCGGCGATGTCCACGACATCATCGGACCGTTGATTAAGATGGACATGAAGCAGCTGCTGGCCTTCACGCGCATGACGGGCGATTTCGTCAAGGCGATGCTGAATTGCGGCAAACCCATCATCTCCGCCGTCGACGGCGTGGCTGTCGGCGCCGGCGCGATCATCGCCATGGCCTCGGACATCCGCATTGCGACGCCGGAGGCAAAGACCGCCTTCCTGTTCACCCGCGTCGGGCTCGCCGGCTGCGACATGGGCGCCTGCGCGATCCTGCCGCGCATCATCGGCCAGGGCCGCGCCGCCGAGCTGCTCTACACCGGCCGCACCATGAGCGCCACCGAGGGCGAGCGCTGGGGATTCTACAACCGGCTGGTCGACGCGGCAGCGCTCGAAGCCGACGCGCTCGACATGGCGGCGCGCATCGTTTCCGGCCCGACCTTCGCGCATGGCATCACCAAGACGCAGCTCAACCAGGAATGGTCGATTGGCCTCGACCAGGCGATCGAGGCGGAAGCGCAAGCGCAGGCGATCTGCATGCAGACCGGCGATTTCGAGCGGGCCTACAAGGCGTTCGTGGCGAAGGAAAAGCCGGTGTTCGAGGGGAATTAG
- a CDS encoding acyl-CoA dehydrogenase family protein — translation MPDRSFLNWPFFEDRHRNLAETLDAWCAKNLPVDHHDVDAACRDLVAKLGRDGWLKPTALDLANPGPLDVRTLCITRETLARHDGLADFAFAMQGLGTGAISLFGTPEQQRWLEKTRAGEAISAFALSEPRSGSDVANMEMTATRDGDKYILSGEKTWISNGGIADLFVVFARTGDAPGAKGISAFIVPGDAKGLGIAERLEVIAPHPLARLSFDNVRIPTSALIGKAGDGFRIAMSVLDVFRSTVGAAALGFARRALDESVKRAAERKIFGAPMAELQMVQGHIADMALDVDAAALLIYRAAWTKDMGAARVTREAAMAKLFATDKAQEVIDKAVQLHGGDGVRKGHIVESLYREIRALRIYEGASDVQKVVIARQVMGAA, via the coding sequence ATGCCTGACCGTTCCTTCCTCAACTGGCCCTTCTTCGAGGACCGCCACCGGAACCTCGCCGAAACCCTCGACGCCTGGTGCGCGAAGAACCTGCCGGTCGATCACCACGACGTCGATGCCGCATGCCGCGACCTCGTCGCCAAGCTCGGCCGCGATGGCTGGCTGAAGCCGACGGCGCTCGACCTGGCCAACCCCGGACCGCTCGACGTGCGCACGCTCTGCATCACCCGTGAGACGCTCGCCCGCCACGATGGCCTCGCCGACTTCGCCTTCGCCATGCAGGGCCTGGGCACCGGCGCGATCTCGCTGTTCGGCACGCCGGAGCAGCAGCGCTGGCTGGAAAAGACGCGAGCCGGCGAGGCGATCTCGGCCTTCGCGCTGTCGGAGCCGCGCTCGGGATCGGACGTCGCCAACATGGAAATGACCGCCACGCGCGACGGCGACAAATACATCCTTTCAGGCGAAAAGACCTGGATCTCCAACGGCGGCATCGCCGACCTCTTTGTCGTCTTCGCCCGCACCGGCGACGCGCCGGGCGCCAAGGGGATTTCGGCCTTCATCGTGCCTGGCGACGCGAAGGGTCTCGGCATCGCCGAACGGCTCGAGGTCATTGCCCCTCACCCGCTGGCGCGGCTGTCCTTCGACAATGTCCGCATCCCAACTTCCGCCCTGATCGGCAAGGCCGGCGACGGTTTCCGCATCGCCATGTCGGTGCTCGACGTGTTCCGCTCGACTGTTGGCGCGGCAGCGCTTGGCTTCGCGCGACGCGCGCTGGACGAGAGCGTCAAGCGCGCCGCGGAACGCAAAATCTTCGGTGCGCCGATGGCGGAGTTGCAGATGGTGCAGGGCCACATCGCCGACATGGCGCTGGATGTCGACGCCGCCGCGCTGCTCATCTATCGCGCAGCATGGACCAAGGACATGGGCGCCGCGAGGGTGACGCGCGAGGCGGCCATGGCGAAGCTCTTCGCCACCGACAAGGCGCAGGAGGTAATCGACAAGGCGGTGCAACTGCATGGCGGCGACGGCGTGCGCAAGGGCCATATCGTCGAGAGCCTCTATCGCGAGATCCGGGCGCTGCGCATCTATGAGGGCGCCTCGGACGTGCAGAAGGTGGTGATCGCCAGACAGGTCATGGGCGCGGCGTGA
- a CDS encoding RidA family protein: MHTILQPEGWAKPVGYANGVAARGRLVFIGGQVGWNAECKFETDDFVGQVRQTLANVVAVLAEAGGEPRHITSMTWYFTDKAEYVGNLKGIGEAYRALIGRHFPAMAAMQVVALVEDRAKVEIQATAVIPD, translated from the coding sequence ATGCACACCATCCTGCAGCCTGAGGGCTGGGCCAAACCGGTCGGCTATGCCAATGGCGTGGCCGCGCGTGGCCGGCTTGTCTTTATCGGCGGCCAGGTCGGCTGGAACGCCGAGTGCAAATTCGAGACCGACGACTTCGTCGGCCAGGTGCGCCAGACGCTCGCCAACGTCGTCGCCGTGCTGGCCGAAGCCGGCGGCGAGCCGCGGCACATCACCTCGATGACCTGGTACTTCACCGACAAGGCCGAATATGTCGGCAACCTCAAAGGCATCGGCGAGGCCTATCGCGCCTTGATTGGCCGGCATTTTCCGGCGATGGCGGCCATGCAGGTGGTGGCGCTGGTCGAGGACCGCGCCAAGGTCGAGATCCAGGCGACCGCGGTCATACCTGACTGA
- a CDS encoding LLM class flavin-dependent oxidoreductase — translation MIKAHPLHGPNRLKLGVFSTNADGGLAITDVPERWTASWQDNLTAAQIADRAGLEFMLPIARWRGFGGRNKVREFSFETFTWAAALAAATEQIGLFMTVHVPLVHPLYAAKALATVDHISQGRAGLNIVCGWNPKEFGMFGTPLVEKGYDQAAEWIEILERLYASSEPLDYEGAYYRLKEAVSRPASLQVPRPVTMNAAFGGPGRDFAAARCDYLFTTFSEMSDAGKHVTDISERADKVGRNVGVYTVAHVVCRPTMEEAQAYYTRYAVTMADHEAVDAHMTGKKEFSQSHDQHAYDRYRQRFAGGAGTYPLIGTPETIAADMASIAAHGYQGIALSFVNYMQELPYFCDRVLPLLKQAGLRQ, via the coding sequence ATGATCAAAGCGCATCCCCTGCATGGCCCGAACAGACTGAAGCTTGGCGTCTTCTCGACCAATGCGGATGGCGGGCTTGCCATTACCGACGTGCCGGAGCGCTGGACGGCAAGCTGGCAGGACAATCTGACGGCGGCCCAGATCGCCGACCGCGCCGGGTTGGAGTTCATGCTGCCGATCGCGCGCTGGCGTGGCTTCGGCGGCCGCAACAAGGTGCGCGAATTCTCCTTCGAGACCTTCACCTGGGCGGCAGCCCTTGCCGCGGCGACCGAGCAGATCGGCCTGTTCATGACGGTGCATGTGCCGCTGGTACACCCGCTCTACGCCGCCAAGGCGCTTGCCACCGTCGACCATATCAGCCAGGGCCGCGCGGGGCTCAACATCGTCTGCGGCTGGAACCCGAAGGAATTCGGGATGTTCGGCACGCCGCTGGTCGAGAAGGGGTACGACCAGGCGGCCGAATGGATCGAGATCCTGGAGCGGCTTTACGCTTCGAGCGAGCCGCTCGATTATGAGGGCGCCTACTATCGCCTGAAGGAGGCGGTGAGCCGGCCGGCCAGCCTGCAGGTGCCGCGTCCAGTGACCATGAATGCCGCTTTCGGAGGCCCCGGCCGCGACTTCGCCGCCGCCCGATGCGATTATCTGTTCACGACCTTCTCCGAGATGAGTGATGCCGGCAAGCATGTCACCGACATCAGCGAACGTGCCGACAAGGTCGGCCGCAACGTCGGCGTCTATACGGTCGCGCATGTCGTCTGCCGCCCGACGATGGAAGAGGCGCAGGCCTATTACACGCGCTATGCCGTCACGATGGCCGACCACGAGGCGGTCGACGCGCATATGACCGGCAAGAAGGAATTCTCGCAGTCGCATGACCAGCACGCCTATGACCGCTACCGCCAGCGCTTCGCCGGCGGCGCCGGAACCTACCCGCTGATCGGCACCCCTGAAACGATCGCCGCCGACATGGCTTCCATCGCCGCGCATGGCTATCAGGGCATCGCGCTGTCCTTCGTCAACTACATGCAGGAGCTGCCCTATTTCTGCGATCGCGTTCTGCCGCTCCTGAAGCAGGCCGGGCTGCGTCAGTAG
- a CDS encoding HpcH/HpaI aldolase/citrate lyase family protein, which yields MSEFRQKCISRTNLVGSFAAIPHPVAVEVMASSGLDFLCIDWEHAQISRETIEAMVRAADVHRVPAMVRVPGHAPEAIQAALDSGAQGVLVPRVSTAEQAAMAVKASRYPPLGERGVGPGRAAGYGYRIPEYLAVANGRIVVAVQVETAEGLASIEAIAAVDGIDLIFVGAGDLSVSIDAVGPAGTDKLNAAIKSIIGAALAQGRTAGIFCASPQNVGRWGALGASFFMLASDTMFLGAGAAANFAAARDELA from the coding sequence ATGAGCGAGTTCCGCCAGAAATGCATCAGCAGGACCAACCTCGTCGGGTCCTTTGCCGCCATTCCCCATCCGGTCGCCGTCGAGGTGATGGCATCGTCCGGCCTCGATTTCCTCTGCATCGACTGGGAACATGCGCAGATTTCGCGCGAGACGATCGAAGCCATGGTGCGGGCGGCCGACGTGCATCGCGTGCCGGCCATGGTGCGCGTTCCCGGCCATGCGCCGGAGGCGATCCAGGCGGCGCTGGACAGCGGCGCGCAGGGCGTGCTCGTGCCGCGTGTCTCCACCGCAGAGCAGGCGGCGATGGCCGTCAAGGCCTCGCGCTATCCGCCGCTCGGCGAGCGCGGCGTCGGCCCCGGACGCGCCGCCGGCTATGGCTATCGCATCCCCGAATATCTTGCCGTCGCCAATGGGCGGATCGTCGTCGCGGTCCAGGTCGAGACAGCGGAAGGTCTCGCCAGCATCGAGGCGATCGCGGCCGTCGACGGCATCGACCTGATCTTCGTCGGCGCGGGCGATCTCTCGGTGTCGATCGACGCAGTCGGGCCTGCCGGCACAGACAAGCTCAATGCGGCGATCAAGAGCATCATCGGCGCAGCGCTGGCACAGGGCAGGACCGCCGGCATATTCTGCGCCAGCCCGCAGAATGTCGGCCGATGGGGCGCCCTCGGCGCGAGCTTCTTCATGCTGGCCAGCGACACGATGTTTCTTGGCGCCGGCGCGGCGGCCAATTTTGCCGCGGCGCGCGACGAGCTGGCGTAA